The genome window TTGCTTGAAACATCTTTTACAAATGCATAAGCATTTTCAAGCAACTTAAGGGTCTTTTGCAGGTCAATGATATAAATGCCATTGCGTTCTCCAAAGATAAATTGCTTCATCTTCGGATTCCATCGTTTTACCTGGTGGCCGAAGTGAACCCCAGCCTCCAATAACTCCTTCATTGTAGCAACCATAGATTCCTCCTCAGTTTTTCCTCCGCCCTTCTCCACCGAATCCCGACCCTGAATCAAGCCTGTCCTGGCGTCAGGCCAGGATTCAGGACAAAAACTTCGAGACACCCACAGTGGAGAAACTGGATGGGCGTGTGTATTGGCTCAAACGATAACATAAAAAGAATTTGTTTTTCAAGGGTTTGTATAGGCCGAAAAATAGACATAGAGCAGGCAGTTTCATAATTTCTATCCCGAAGCATCGGGATTCACCTGCCTGCTCTTATGTAAGTTATTGGTATGCCTAAACTTTAAAGTTTTATATCTATTTTTTGGGATAGGACATGGCAAGCTATTTTCGTGCATGGCTCTGGCTTGAATATTATCCAGTCTGATTGTAGAATTATCATCAAGATGAAACTGATAAAAGAACGCCAGGTTAAGGCATTTATAAAGTCCTTCCGCACAAGGGCATTGGCCGGAGGCAGTATTGAGAATACTGTCAGAAAAATCCTTGATAGTGTCAGAAACAGAGGGGATAAAGCTGTCAGGGAATATACCGAAAAGTTTGATTCAATTAAGTTAGGACGACTCTCAATAGAGAAGAGGGAGATAGAGGTATCCTGTAAGACTGCTGATAAAAAGGTTTTAAAAGCCCTTGAGCTTTCAGCCAGAAGGATAAGGGCATTCCATGAAATACAGCAAGAAGAATCGTGGTATTTCTCTGAAGATGGCATTACCCTCGGCCAGATTATAAGGCCCATTGAAAGGGTTGGTGTTTATGTGCCTGGAGGTAAGGCATCCTACCCGTCAACAGTGCTCATGAATGTAATACCTGCTCAGGTGGCTGGAGTAGATGAGATTGCTTTATGTGTGCCAACACCAGGGGGAGAGATAAACCCCTATGTCATGGCAGCAATAAAGCTCCTCGGTGTCAAAGAGGTCTACAGGATTGGAGGGGCCCAGGCAATAGGAGCAATGGCATACGGCACAGAGACTATAAGAAAAGTTGATAAGATAGTCGGCCCTGGGAATATTTATGTAGCGACCGCAAAGAAGATGGTCTTCGGTGAGGTGGATATCGATATGATTGCCGGGCCAAGCGAGATATTGATAATAGCAGATAAAACCGCCAGCCCATCATTCATAGCAGCAGACCTGCTCAGCCAGGCAGAGCACGATGAGATGGCATCATCAATATTAATTACCAGCTCACAGTCCCTGGCAAAGAGTGTTAAAAAAGAGCTTGAGCGACAGCTTAAAGGACTCAGGCGAAAGGACATTGCAAAAAAGTCTATCGATAAGTATGGGGCAATAATAATCACAAAAGCCCTTGCCAATGCGATTGACATAGCCAATGACATAGCCCCTGAACACCTTGAGATTGTTGTTGAGGAGCCTATGGAGCTCTTGCCAAAAATTAAAAATGCAGGGGCAATATTCCTCGGCCCATGGACACCCGAGCCATTGGGTGATTACTCAGCAGGCCCGAATCATACCCTTCCAACAGGAGGAACTGCAAGATTTTCCTCTCCCCTCGGAGTTTATGACTTTGTAAAGCGATCAAGCCTTCTGTCTTTTACAAAGGAGGGCTTTCTGAAACTCGCAAAGACAGTTGAGACAATTGCAGACATCGAAGGCCTCGAGGCACATGGCAATACAATAAAAATGAGGATGCGAGAATAGAAATAAAAATTATTTTACTTTCCTATTAATTCCTCTACTTCTTCTTTGCCCTTTTCTAATTCTCTCGCTTGTTCTTTATCTTCTTTTAAGAGCAGTGTTTGAAATTCACCTACATGGGTTTTTTCTTCCTTAGCTATATCCAGGAAAATCTTCTTAATATCATCTCTTTCTGTCATTGCTGCAAGTTGCTCATAGAGATTCACTGCATCTAACTCTGCTATTATTGCCACACGCAGTATTTCCTTGTTTAAATCCCCTTTTTTTATTTTCTCAATATTTACGGGTATCTTCGATAGCATATTTCTTACCTCCTCACACTATAAATCTCTTTACTTCCTCCTTCAAAAGATTAGACTGTTTGACGAG of Nitrospirota bacterium contains these proteins:
- the hisD gene encoding histidinol dehydrogenase; the protein is MKLIKERQVKAFIKSFRTRALAGGSIENTVRKILDSVRNRGDKAVREYTEKFDSIKLGRLSIEKREIEVSCKTADKKVLKALELSARRIRAFHEIQQEESWYFSEDGITLGQIIRPIERVGVYVPGGKASYPSTVLMNVIPAQVAGVDEIALCVPTPGGEINPYVMAAIKLLGVKEVYRIGGAQAIGAMAYGTETIRKVDKIVGPGNIYVATAKKMVFGEVDIDMIAGPSEILIIADKTASPSFIAADLLSQAEHDEMASSILITSSQSLAKSVKKELERQLKGLRRKDIAKKSIDKYGAIIITKALANAIDIANDIAPEHLEIVVEEPMELLPKIKNAGAIFLGPWTPEPLGDYSAGPNHTLPTGGTARFSSPLGVYDFVKRSSLLSFTKEGFLKLAKTVETIADIEGLEAHGNTIKMRMRE
- a CDS encoding rubrerythrin, translated to MLSKIPVNIEKIKKGDLNKEILRVAIIAELDAVNLYEQLAAMTERDDIKKIFLDIAKEEKTHVGEFQTLLLKEDKEQARELEKGKEEVEELIGK